The DNA segment GTAAAAGGTAAACCTTTAACCAGAGGCTTTTCATGAGATCTTACAAAATAAATGTCTGACGGTCTTCTAAGTGTTATGATCAGGAAAGACATGGTGTAACGGTAAATTACAAATTTTGCGCCGTTACTTACTTCCCTTTTCATTTCATCAACAGTAAGCCCTTCAATGTTTTTGATTTTCATTTTTTAAGTTATAAGGTGAAAAAAGAAACCGTAGCGTTTACACACTACGGCTGTATGAAAGTTCAATAGAGAACATTAAGTACAAGTGAGTGACACAACGAAAATATCATAGTATTGCTTCTGTTGGTCAACACAAACTATTTGCTTATTAGACCAGCGAAATAATGTACCGTACGTACTAACTGGCTTACATAGCTCATTTCGTTATCGTACCAGCTCACTGTACGTACCAGTTGAACATCGCCAACTGTTTGTACACGTGTTTGTGTAGCATCGAACAAAGAGCCGAAGCTGCTGCCGATAATGTCTGTGCTTACTATTTCATCTGTTGTATAACCAAAGCTTTCGTTGGCTGCTGCTTCCATTGCTGCATTTACTTCTTCAACAGTGGTTTTCTTACCCAGTACGGCAGTTAACTCAGTCAAAGAACCTGTAATGGTTGGTACACGTTGTGCAGAACCATCCAATTTGCCTTTTAATGAAGGAAGTACAAGGCCGATTGCTTTAGCTGCACCTGTACTGTTTGGAACGATATTTTGCGCTGCTGCACGTGCACGGCGAAGATCGCCTTTTGCATGCGGCGCATCCTGTGTATTCTGGTCGTTTGTGTAGGCGTGTATGGTAGTCATTAACCCGTTTACAATGCCGAAAGAATCTTCGAGCACTTTAGCCATTGGCGCAAGACAATTAGTGGTGCAGGATGCACAACTGATTACTG comes from the Panacibacter microcysteis genome and includes:
- the gap gene encoding type I glyceraldehyde-3-phosphate dehydrogenase; this translates as MSTVKVAINGFGRIGRLVYRQIFNMEGIDVVAINDLTSPKVLAHLLKYDSAQGRFNEDVKATENSIVVNGSEVKIYAQKNPAEIPWGQHDVDVVLECTGFFTDKTKAEAHLTAGAKRVVISAPATGDLKTIVFNVNHSILDGSETVISCASCTTNCLAPMAKVLEDSFGIVNGLMTTIHAYTNDQNTQDAPHAKGDLRRARAAAQNIVPNSTGAAKAIGLVLPSLKGKLDGSAQRVPTITGSLTELTAVLGKKTTVEEVNAAMEAAANESFGYTTDEIVSTDIIGSSFGSLFDATQTRVQTVGDVQLVRTVSWYDNEMSYVSQLVRTVHYFAGLISK